Proteins encoded in a region of the Triticum dicoccoides isolate Atlit2015 ecotype Zavitan chromosome 3A, WEW_v2.0, whole genome shotgun sequence genome:
- the LOC119272520 gene encoding non-classical arabinogalactan protein 30-like, with protein sequence MALLARCLLLCLALVVLSMGSLPSRSSAMGLPRPPPNVNFTIGVEGAVWCKGCRYAGYVKSRNASPIPNAAALLRCKRGKWALSVWGATDGRGYFQIQTAQQSAPFTSKNCKVYVLGSPVRACGVPVKPRGNKGSPLKFRKFVTLPDGLQALYTAGDFVFGPKKPGKC encoded by the exons ATGGCTTTGCTGGCGAGATGCCTTCTGCTCTGCCTCGCCCTCGTGGTCCTCTCCATGGGCAGCCTCCCTAGCAGAAGCTCGGCGATGGGCCTGCCACGGCCGCCGCCGAACGTGAACTTCACCATCGGCGTCGAGGGCGCCGTCTGGTGCAAGGGGTGCCGGTACGCCGGCTACGTCAAGTCCAGGAACGCGTCCCCGATCCCGA ATGCCGCGGCGCTGCTGCGGTGCAAGCGCGGGAAGTGGGCGCTGTCGGTGTGGGGCGCCACGGACGGGCGCGGCTACTTCCAGATCCAGACGGCGCAGCAGTCGGCGCCCTTCACCAGCAAGAACTGCAAGGTGTACGTGCTGGGGTCGCCGGTGCGCGCGTGCGGCGTGCCCGTGAAGCCCCGCGGGAACAAGGGGTCGCCGCTCAAGTTCCGCAAGTTCGTGACGCTCCCCGACGGGCTGCAGGCGCTCTACACGGCCGGCGACTTCGTCTTCGGGCCCAAGAAGCCCGGCAAGTGCTGA